A DNA window from Mycolicibacter hiberniae contains the following coding sequences:
- a CDS encoding acyl-CoA dehydrogenase family protein, translating to MALSRLVPAATAESADTAALRAEVRAFVAEQLCAGSFTPSVDAWLCGWDEDFTLALAARGWLGMTVPKEYGGHGRSFLERFVVTEELLAAGAPVAAHWIADRQIVPALLRYGTEAQKREFLPKITAGECFFGIGMSEPDSGSDLASVRTRAVATDGGWSLAGTKVWTSGAHRAHAFIVLARTAPVDPAHRHAGLSQFIVRFTDPGVEVRPIISMNGGHHFNEVILDDAFVPDTMVFGAIGDGWHQVTSELAFERSGPERLLSTFPLLAASAESMAGQAIGRDADLGRLVARVAGLHRMSTAVAGALERREPADVAAAVVKVLGTTTEGDIADFADLYAGDDSTIGSRYRELLGSAVDQRPGFTLRGGTNEVLRGVIARGLGLR from the coding sequence ATGGCCCTGTCCCGCCTGGTCCCCGCGGCGACCGCGGAGTCGGCGGACACCGCTGCACTGCGAGCCGAAGTCCGGGCATTTGTCGCCGAACAGCTCTGCGCGGGCAGTTTCACCCCGTCGGTGGATGCCTGGCTGTGCGGTTGGGACGAAGACTTCACCTTGGCGCTGGCCGCCCGGGGCTGGTTGGGCATGACTGTGCCGAAAGAATATGGCGGACATGGGCGTTCCTTCCTGGAGCGATTCGTCGTCACCGAGGAGCTGCTGGCGGCCGGCGCGCCGGTGGCGGCGCACTGGATCGCCGATCGCCAGATCGTCCCCGCACTGCTGAGGTACGGCACCGAAGCACAGAAGCGCGAGTTCCTGCCGAAGATCACGGCCGGTGAGTGCTTCTTCGGTATCGGCATGAGCGAGCCGGACTCCGGTTCGGATCTCGCCAGCGTGCGGACCCGTGCGGTTGCGACCGACGGCGGTTGGAGCTTGGCCGGCACAAAGGTCTGGACGTCGGGAGCACACCGTGCCCACGCGTTCATCGTGCTCGCTCGCACCGCGCCGGTCGATCCCGCTCACCGGCACGCCGGACTCAGCCAGTTCATCGTGCGGTTCACCGACCCCGGCGTCGAAGTACGGCCCATCATCTCGATGAACGGCGGCCACCACTTCAACGAAGTCATCCTCGATGACGCATTCGTACCCGACACCATGGTGTTCGGTGCTATCGGCGATGGGTGGCACCAGGTCACGTCCGAACTCGCCTTCGAGCGAAGCGGGCCCGAGCGACTGCTCTCCACCTTCCCGCTGCTGGCCGCTTCCGCGGAGAGTATGGCCGGCCAGGCGATCGGCCGCGATGCCGATCTGGGTCGTCTGGTGGCCAGGGTCGCGGGGCTGCACCGGATGTCCACCGCTGTGGCCGGTGCCCTGGAACGGCGTGAGCCCGCCGACGTCGCGGCCGCTGTGGTCAAGGTGCTCGGCACGACTACCGAAGGCGACATCGCCGATTTCGCCGACCTGTACGCCGGCGACGACTCGACCATCGGATCCCGGTACCGCGAGCTGCTCGGGTCCGCGGTGGATCAACGCCCCGGCTTCACGCTGCGTGGCGGCACGAACGAGGTACTGCGCGGCGTGATCGCGCGCGGATTGGGACTGCGATGA
- a CDS encoding acyl-CoA dehydrogenase family protein has translation MTNTQATDATVDLELVKMIDAVLAEHRATRPRSAPITRDIELWSRLDQLGLVRLSGSERSGGSGAGWHEAAELISAAVRHGVRAPLAEHDVLACWLLEAVGAPVDEVARTVCILDVAGTATAVPWASTADRIVVVWPDGADYLMADVDRTDLRITPGANLIGEPRDTVTADIAALSGRAVSAELVTQLRRKCALVRAIQVCAALDSILELSVEFAAARNQFGRPLSKFQAIQHLISDIAAEAALARAATEAALAAAVASDWSASSLGFLVAVARSCAGHATSVAVRNGHQIFGAIGSTVEHRLHEYTRAALAWRSEYGSVRHWDEEVTRAALVAGASGLWSLIAD, from the coding sequence ATGACCAACACTCAAGCCACGGACGCCACCGTCGACCTCGAGCTGGTCAAGATGATCGATGCCGTGCTGGCGGAACACCGAGCAACCCGGCCTCGCAGCGCACCGATCACTCGCGACATCGAATTATGGTCGCGCCTGGATCAATTGGGACTGGTCCGACTGTCGGGTTCGGAACGGTCCGGCGGAAGCGGTGCAGGCTGGCACGAAGCGGCCGAGCTGATCAGCGCGGCGGTCCGCCACGGCGTACGAGCTCCGTTGGCCGAACATGACGTGTTGGCCTGCTGGCTGCTCGAAGCCGTCGGCGCACCGGTCGACGAGGTCGCACGCACCGTCTGCATCCTCGACGTGGCCGGCACCGCAACGGCGGTGCCGTGGGCCTCGACGGCTGACCGGATCGTGGTCGTCTGGCCGGACGGAGCGGACTACCTGATGGCTGACGTGGATCGCACGGACCTGCGAATCACGCCGGGCGCCAACCTTATCGGAGAGCCCCGCGACACCGTCACCGCCGATATCGCTGCGCTGAGCGGGAGGGCGGTCTCCGCGGAACTGGTCACGCAGCTGCGGCGCAAATGTGCGTTGGTGCGAGCGATCCAGGTCTGCGCCGCATTGGACAGCATCCTCGAGTTGTCCGTCGAATTCGCAGCGGCACGAAATCAATTCGGCCGGCCGCTGTCGAAGTTCCAGGCGATCCAGCATCTGATCTCCGATATAGCCGCCGAAGCAGCACTCGCGCGCGCGGCCACCGAAGCTGCCCTGGCAGCGGCTGTCGCCAGCGACTGGTCGGCATCCAGCTTGGGATTCCTCGTCGCCGTGGCGCGCTCCTGCGCGGGACACGCCACCTCAGTCGCAGTCCGAAACGGACATCAGATCTTCGGCGCCATCGGTTCCACCGTCGAACATCGACTGCACGAGTACACCCGTGCCGCACTGGCCTGGCGTTCGGAGTACGGATCCGTCCGGCACTGGGACGAGGAGGTCACGCGTGCCGCACTGGTCGCCGGGGCGTCCGGTCTGTGGAGCCTGATAGCCGACTGA